The following proteins are co-located in the Vigna unguiculata cultivar IT97K-499-35 chromosome 9, ASM411807v1, whole genome shotgun sequence genome:
- the LOC114164488 gene encoding F-box protein GID2, with amino-acid sequence MKRPLPSATAHHDETKMKKAKAVLVEDEEEEVERVEGLGRFDDNLLFEVLKHVDARTLAMAGCVNKQWHKTAQDERLWELICTKQWANTGCGEQQLRSVVLALGGFRRLHALYLFPLSKPQTSSSSSSSSSSSPWGPTIPQVIRAKPLRLGKDEVHLSLSLLSIRYYEKMNFNNRTR; translated from the coding sequence ATGAAGCGTCCACTTCCATCCGCCACCGCCCACCACGACGAGACCAAGATGAAGAAGGCCAAGGCCGTGTTGGTGGAGGATGAAGAGGAGGAGGTGGAGCGCGTGGAGGGGTTGGGGCGTTTCGACGACAACCTGCTGTTCGAAGTTCTGAAGCACGTGGACGCGCGTACGCTGGCGATGGCGGGGTGTGTGAACAAACAGTGGCACAAGACCGCGCAGGATGAGAGGCTGTGGGAACTGATCTGCACGAAGCAGTGGGCAAACACTGGATGTGGGGAACAACAGCTACGATCGGTGGTCCTTGCCCTCGGCGGCTTCCGTCGCCTTCACGCGCTTTATCTCTTTCCTCTCTCCAAGCCTCAAacatcttcttcatcttcatcatcctcATCATCATCTCCCTGGGGTCCCACCATCCCCCAGGTCATTCGAGCGAAGCCCCTTCGTTTGGGGAAGGACGAGGTTCACCTCTCTCTTTCGCTTCTCTCCATTCGCTACTACGAGAAGATGAATTTCAATAACCGGACCAGATGA